A portion of the Meleagris gallopavo isolate NT-WF06-2002-E0010 breed Aviagen turkey brand Nicholas breeding stock chromosome 16, Turkey_5.1, whole genome shotgun sequence genome contains these proteins:
- the USP42 gene encoding ubiquitin carboxyl-terminal hydrolase 42 — MTIVNKPKSSKSKKSSSRRSGKSKKPSTKTMKSRTANWGRVPPAKNRNQVSVNQGRGGAIYCRSSEKPRPFSVKDLVINDGIAPPQMILFPPEKICMDWQQTQNGVGVGLCNLGNTCFINSILQCLTYTPPLANYMLSLEHTQSCDYPGFCMMCTMETHINRVLCCAHDAIKPVVIVHELKRIGKHFRYGAQEDAHEFLRFTVDAMQEVCLQGCTILDRSSQATTIIHQIFGGFLRSRVKCLNCKGVSDTYEPFLDIPLDIKEVSSVTKALEQFVTPEQLDGENCYKCNKCMKMVPASKRFTIHRSSNILTVSLKRFADFTGVKDTKEVQYPEYFDLRAYMSQSVGEPLIYALYGVLVHSGVSSHTGHYYCFIKAADGLWYQMNDSTVVRSNIKTVLAQQAYLLFYIRRYDLTLGERTFYLPAPPYPCSLVGQRENNRRQAGFMGPRLPPHMIKNSSRLNGKIPLKEDPNSVDVSLKRPSSAPPIACAENWAMVRPSITNPSINQKLTIGIHNKLPARETASEPDCLRALEEEEIMSIPSSTVTNPAAESTSNTPTMLAASDIFEQEALDDILIEPVVNGIPELSSDNIVFYGTEFSGKSEEDSSEGLFTRNDNVISPKGILFGKVCTLQDSYSSCQNAEEERSQHELPKNDSLNGANSLDNEPKENGLKLDDSSCQVPSDKPSKMLFSKTNGVLKTMPITLYPVSREMILNSFTYGQLNSLSEEISVPGPQKSSENNYLMETVMMNALLVYEESRKLPSILNYDAGNLFIQSDSETISAKEEVAESIITKADNAQPNINGQHKVRKRSLDEFLINFEPDDSGDKDKPRRSKELDLISKESPLYIEESPETEEELGQASSIKSDFECSSKGPACLDTADKCQDSKDISDNYVDVPPVNDSSITKLDKVLESQFSRENKGPTNRNCEENKHRKKVKTYMILKKLTKSTTEEKENTLTQKRGRSKTANRVVIATREGALVVWKQISKVVTSRSIAMETNTDLPILKETALISAETQENILITDLEAEDVNKIGIDTTIPKKRETGAEKNTIKMNPGDGKNADTTTITIILMQREIVEKESSPITIKILTNQVKLAAGHIRIIITKADGLTTHSLERRMYVTSVTEQTHGTVHLPGSNLKNILMKDIYFHLFHQLI; from the exons ATGACCATAGTTAACAAGCCAAAATCTTCAAAGTCCAAAAAATCCTCATCGAGACGATCTGGTAAATCCAAAAAACCCAGTACTAAAACTATGAAGTCACGCACTGCAAACTGGGGCCGGGTACCACCTGCCAAAAATCGAAACCAGGTCTCTGTGAACCAAGGACGTGGAGGTGCTATTTATTGTAGATCATCTGAAAAACCTAGACCTTTTTCCGTTAAAGATTTAG TCATTAATGATGGAATTGCTCCACCACAAATGATTCTTTTTCCACCTGAGAAGATTTGTATGGATTGGcaacaaacacaaaatggaGTTGGAGTTGGACTCTGCAATCTTGGCAATACGTGTTTTATTAATTCTATTCTACAGTGTTTGACCTACACACCCCCACTCGCCAACTACATGCTTTCCCTTGAGCATACCCAGTCGT GTGATTATCCAGGCTTCTGCATGATGTGCACTATGGAAACTCACATTAACCGAGTCCTGTGTTGTGCTCATGATGCCATCAAGCCTGTAGTTATTGTCCATGAACTTAAAC GAATAGGAAAACATTTCCGCTATGGCGCTCAGGAAGATGCGCACGAGTTCTTACGCTTCACTGTTGATGCTATGCAGGAAGTGTGTTTGCAGGGATGCACCAT attAGACAGATCTTCTCAAGCAACCACCATCATTCATCAAATATTTGGAGGATTTCTAAGATCCAGAG TAAAGTGCTTGAACTGCAAAGGAGTTTCAGATACATATGAGCCATTCCTTGATATACCTCTGGATATAAAG GAAGTTTCATCTGTTACCAAAGCTCTAGAACAGTTTGTGACACCTGAACAGCTGGATGGTGAAAATTGCTATAAGTGTAACAA ATGCATGAAGATGGTGCCAGCATCAAAGAGATTTACAATACATCGTTCTTCAAATATTCTCACAGTATCACTGAAAAGATTTGCAGATTTCACGGGTGTGAAGGACACCAAG GAAGTTCAATATCCTGAGTATTTTGATCTTCGAGCTTATATGTCTCAATCAGTTGGAGAACCACTCATTTATGCCTTGTATGGAGTTTTGGTTCATAGTGGTGTCAGTTCTCATACAGGACACTACTACTGCTTCATAAAG GCTGCTGATGGACTTTGGTATCAGATGAATGATTCTACAGTAGTGCGAAGTAACATCAAAACAGTCCTTGCTCAGCAAGCTTATTTACTATTTTATATCAG GCGCTACGATTTGACACTTGGAGAACGTACTTTTTACTTACCAGCACCGCCTTATCCCTGTTCACTTGTTGGTCAGAGGGAGAATAATAGAAGGCAGGCTGGCTTTATGGGACCACGACTTCCTCCTCATATGATTAAG AATTCAAGTcgtttaaatggaaaaatacctTTAAAAGAGGATCCCAATTCCGTAGATGTCAGCTTAAAAAGGCCATCTTCAGCTCCACCCATAGCTTGTGCTGAAAACTGGGCAATGGTCAGGCCTTCAATTACCAACCCATCAATAAATCAGAAGCTCACTATCGGTATTCATAACAAATTGCCTGCACGTGAGACAGCGTCGGAGCCTGACTGTCTTCGTGctctggaggaggaggagattaTGTCTATTCCTTCATCCACAGTTACAAATCCTGCAGCAGAGTCTACCTCAAATACACCTACAATGTTAGCTGCTAGTGATATTTTCGAACAAGAAGCTCTAGATGACATTTTAATTGAGCCAGTGGTGAATGGAATTCCTGAACTCAGCTCTGATAACATAGTCTTTTATGGTAcagaattttcaggaaaatctgAGGAGGACTCATCGGAGGGCTTATTTACAAGGAATGACAACGTAATATCTCCTAAGGGAATTTTGTTTGGAAAGGTCTGTACATTGCAGGATTCCTATTCTTCCTGTCAGAATGCTGAAGAGGAAAGATCCCAGCATGAGCTGCCAAAAAATGATTCACTAAATGGTGCTAATAGTTTAGATAATGAACCTAAAGAAAATGGACTGAAACTTGATGATTCCAGTTGCCAAGTCCCATCTGATAAACCTtccaaaatgttattttctaaaACCAATGGAGTGCTTAAAACA ATGCCTATAACTTTGTATCCAGTCTCTCGAGAAATGATCCTAAATTCCTTTACATACGGCCAGTTGAACAGCTTGTCAGAGGAAATAAG tGTCCCTGGACCTCAGAAATCTTCTGAGAACAATTATCTTATGGAAACAGTAATGATGAATGCGCTGTTGGTCTATGAAGAATCCCGGAAACTTCCTTCCATCTTGAACTATGACGCTGGGAATCTTTTTATTCAATCGGATTCTGAAACTATTTCTGCCAAAGAAGAAGTTGCCGAAAGTATTATAACAAAAGCTGATAATGCACAACCCAATATCAATGGTCAGCACAAGGTTAGGAAAAGATCCTTGGATGAATTCCTTATAAATTTTGAACCCGATGACAGTGGTGACAAAGACAAACCTAGAAGATCAAAAGAACTTGatctcatttcaaaagaaagtcCTTTGTATATCGAAGAGTCTCCTGAGACTGAAGAGGAATTAGGACAGGCTTCCTCTATAAAGTCCGATTTTGAATGTAGTTCTAAAGGACCAGCGTGTCTAGATACTGCAGATAAATGCCAAGATTCAAAGGACATATCTGATAACTATGTAGATGTACCACCTGTTAATGACTCTTCCATTACAAAGCTGGATAAAGTTTTGGAGAGTCAATTTTCTAGAGAAAACAAGGGACCGACTAATAGGAATTGTGAAGAAAATAAGCATAGGAAAAAGGTAAAAACGTATATGATTCTAAAAAAACTGACAAAGAGCACTACcgaagaaaaagagaacactCTGACACAGAAGAGAGGGAGAAGCAAAACAGCAAACCGGGTGGTCATTGCCACAAGAGAAGGTGCTCTCGTAGTGTGGAAACAAATAAGCAAAGTCGTCACAAGCAGGAGTATTGCAATGGAAACAAATACAGATCTTCCTATACTGAAAGAAACAGCCCTGATTTCAGCAGAAACTCAGGAAAATATTCTCATTACAGATCTCGAAGCAGAGGACGTGAACAAGATAGGAATAGATACTACTATTccaaagaagagagaaacaggagcagagaaaaatactATCAAGATGAATCCTGGAGATGGCAAAAATGCAGACACTACAACGATTACTATTATTCTCATGCAAAGGGAGATAGTCGAGAAAGAAAGTTCTCCCATTACAATAAAGATTTTGACAAATCAAGTCAAGCTTGCAGCAGGTCACATAAGGATTATCATTACAAAAGCAGACGGCCTCACAACTCACTCTCTAGAGAGGAGGATGTACGTCACTTCAGTCACAGAGCAGACTCACGGCACTGTTCATTTGCCTGGCAGCAACctgaaaaatattctcatgAAAGACATATATTTCCACCTGTTCCACCAACTCATTTAA